A window of Castanea sativa cultivar Marrone di Chiusa Pesio chromosome 1, ASM4071231v1 contains these coding sequences:
- the LOC142616539 gene encoding putative magnesium transporter NIPA6 isoform X3 — MDASSSSSSLVSIEASFFENLKGFILAVVSSAFIGSSFIVKKLGLQRAGASGIRASSGGYGYLKEPLWWIGMITMIVGELANFVAYMFAPAVLVTPLGALSIIVSAVLAHFFLKEKLQKMGILGCVLCIVGSTLIVLHAPGESSLTSVEEIWELATQPAFLLYLASAIAIVLVLILYCEPRYGQTNIMVYIGICSVIGSLTVMSVKAVGIAIKLTIEGSSQAASFQTWVFVMVAITCIITQLNYLNKGKLFKQHVIISMPSVMGIGPHIY, encoded by the exons ATGgatgcatcatcatcatcatcatctttggTGAGCATAGAAGCCTccttttttgaaaatctcaaaggCTTTATTCTTGCTGTTGTTTCCAGTGCTTTTATCGGCTCCAGCTTCATTGTCAAGAAGTTGGGTCTCCAACGGGCTGGTGCATCTGGGATTCGAGCTA GTTCTGGTGGATACGGGTATCTTAAGGAGCCACTATGGTGGATTGGCATGATCACAA TGATCGTTGGTGAACTTGCGAATTTCGTTGCTTACATGTTTGCTCCTGCTGTGCTTGTCACGCCACTGGGAGCTTTGAGCATAATTGTTAG TGCTGTTCTAGCACACTTCTTTTTGAAGGAAAAGCTGCAGAAAATGGGTATACTGGGTTGTGTCTTGTGTATAGTGGGGTCTACATTGATTGTGCTTCATGCACCCGGTGAAAGTAGTCTGACTTCAGTGGAAGAAATTTGGGAATTAGCAACTCAACCAg cttttcttttgtatttggCCTCAGCAATAGCTATAGTTCTGGTGCTGATCTTGTATTGTGAACCACGCTATGGGCAGACAAACATAATGGTCTATATTGGAATATGTTCCGTTATTGGATCTTTGACG GTTATGAGTGTTAAGGCTGTTGGTATAGCAATAAAACTCACAATAGAGGGTTCAAGCCAGGCAGCTAGCTTCCAAACATGGGTTTTTGTAATGGTGGCAATTACATGTATTATCACTCAGCTGAATTATTTGAACAAG GGGAAATTGTTTAAACAGCATGTTATAATATCCATGCCATCTGTGATGGGAATTGGTCCTCACATATATTAA